The genome window TATCAAGTGAGATTTGCTGTAATTCCTGCTGCTGGTTTGGGGAGAAGATTCGGAGGAAAAAAGCAATTTTTTGAAATGGATGGAAAGCTTATAGTTGAGTTTCCTCTTTCCGTTTTTCAAGCATCAAAACTTATTGATGGAATTATCTTAGTCCTTCCAAAAGAGGATATCCTCGTAGGAGAACGTTTAAGAGAAAAATATCCAAAGATAACAAAAGTTGTTGCAGGTGGGGCTGAAAGGCAAGAGTCAGTTTATAATGGGCTTAAAGCGATTAATCAAAATGTAAAAGAGGTAATCGTTCATGACGGTGTAAGACCTTTCATCTTTGAGAGTACGATAGAAAGTCTTGTAGAAAGCTTTCAAATCTTGAATTTTGATGGTTTAATACTTGGTGTGAAACCCAAAGAAACTGTAAAAGAAATTAAGGGTAATCATCTTGTGAGAAAAACACTAAACAGGGATAGGTTAATCTTAGTTCAAACACCGCAAATTTTTAAATTTCCTGTTTTGTTAGATTCTCATGAAAAGGCGAGAAAAGAAAATTTCTTAGCTACCGATGATTCTGCTTTATTAGAAAGATACGGTTATACAGTTGGTGTAGTAGAGGGGGACTACAGGAATATAAAAATTACAACCCCCGAAGATTTGGAAATAGCAAAACTTTTNNNNNNNNNNCCTAAGAGTCTATCAAGAATTATTGCTGCTGCTGATCGTACAGAAAGATGGTTATAGTCGGTAGGCCCTTTTACGGGTTCTAAGATATAATCAGCGCTTTTTATAAACTCCTCGGTAAGTCCCCAACCGGTTCCAAAGCAAATGATAATGTCCTTTCCATTCTCTATTTTCTCTCTTAATTCTTTAAACGAGATAGCATTTTCATAATTCCTTGCGGTAGTAACAACAATTTTCGGTTTTACATTATCCTCTTTCTCTATATCTTTTAATGCATCTTCAAAGTAAGGAACAGCCTTAACGAGTTTTAATGCTTCCCACCTTTTGGGATTGTATTCCTTTCCGTGTCCTCCTTGCCAGAAGGTTAGAAGCTTATTTGCAAGCCACAAATGGTTTTCTATCGGTTGAACAAGGTAGTATCTTTTCACTCCGTAAGTTCTAGAAGCTCTCGCTATGTCATGTATATCAAGAGTTGTAAGTGATGTTGATACTACTTTCCTTGCCTTATTGTAAACCGGATAGTGGAGTAGTGCCACATATACAGCCATCTAATCTCCCCTTCTAAATTACTACCGAAAGTATGTCAAAAACTTTGATTTCCTATTATAAAATTTCCCTGTAAATAAGAAAGGAGAGTAAGAGATTGAAACAGGTTGTTTTGCTAACTGTTTTCCTGTTTTTGTTTTCTCTAGACTCCTTTGCACAAAATAAACTTCAAATAGAAGCGGAAAGTTTAAAGGGAAGTGTTAGTAAAGAAGTTGTTGCAGAAGGAAGTGTAGAGATACTTTACGGTAAAGTATTTCTAAAAGGGGATAAAGCTTATTATAGGGAGAAAGGTATTTTAAGACTCGAGGGAAATGTTTTTGTTAAAGAAGGTGATACTGAGCTTTTCTGTGATAAGTTGATTTACGACTTAAATACAAAAAAAGCAGTTCTTACAAACGTTTACGGAAAATTATCTTCCACTGATTACATCAAAGCTAAGAGGATAGAAAGAATATCCGAAAAAGAGTGGGTTGCCTATGACGGAATTTATACTCCGTGTTCACAAAGATGTCCCGATTGGTCTATTGGGGCAAAAAAGTTTAACGTTCTTCTTGGAGAAGGTATAAAAGGTAAATGGGTATCTTTTAGAATAAAGGAAATTCCTGTCTTTTTCTTGCCATATTTAAGTACTCCCATAATTAGGGAAAGAAAGACCGGTTTTTTACTTCCAAGAGTAGGGTATAGAAAAGAAGATGGTTTTATATACAAACAACCTTTTTATATAGTTCTTGGAAGAAGCGCAGACCTTACTTTAACTTATGAGAAGAGAACAAAAGATGGAAATAGCAAAAGTGCTGAGTTCCGATATATTCTTTCTAAAAATAATAAAGGAAACTTGTCATATTCGATTATAAATAAAGAAGGTCAAAAAGACT of Desulfurobacteriaceae bacterium contains these proteins:
- a CDS encoding RNA methyltransferase; this encodes MAVYVALLHYPVYNKARKVVSTSLTTLDIHDIARASRTYGVKRYYLVQPIENHLWLANKLLTFWQGGHGKEYNPKRWEALKLVKAVPYFEDALKDIEKEDNVKPKIVVTTARNYENAISFKELREKIENGKDIIICFGTGWGLTEEFIKSADYILEPVKGPTDYNHLSVRSAAAIILDRLLG
- the ispD gene encoding 2-C-methyl-D-erythritol 4-phosphate cytidylyltransferase; this translates as MRFAVIPAAGLGRRFGGKKQFFEMDGKLIVEFPLSVFQASKLIDGIILVLPKEDILVGERLREKYPKITKVVAGGAERQESVYNGLKAINQNVKEVIVHDGVRPFIFESTIESLVESFQILNFDGLILGVKPKETVKEIKGNHLVRKTLNRDRLILVQTPQIFKFPVLLDSHEKARKENFLATDDSALLERYGYTVGVVEGDYRNIKITTPEDLEIAKL
- a CDS encoding putative LPS assembly protein LptD, which translates into the protein MKQVVLLTVFLFLFSLDSFAQNKLQIEAESLKGSVSKEVVAEGSVEILYGKVFLKGDKAYYREKGILRLEGNVFVKEGDTELFCDKLIYDLNTKKAVLTNVYGKLSSTDYIKAKRIERISEKEWVAYDGIYTPCSQRCPDWSIGAKKFNVLLGEGIKGKWVSFRIKEIPVFFLPYLSTPIIRERKTGFLLPRVGYRKEDGFIYKQPFYIVLGRSADLTLTYEKRTKDGNSKSAEFRYILSKNNKGNLSYSIINKEGQKD